Proteins encoded together in one Xenopus laevis strain J_2021 chromosome 6L, Xenopus_laevis_v10.1, whole genome shotgun sequence window:
- the mindy4.L gene encoding uncharacterized protein LOC734836 (The RefSeq protein has 2 substitutions compared to this genomic sequence; stop codon completed by the addition of 3' A residues to the mRNA), which yields MESCYILDVASSLVREFLSRKGLKKTSLILEEELPRAPQSITTRNELRAVLHLDSLYKENKSREKPLKTLLEIMTKYFLEHSGKTKTLNMIGEQNSAPSKGATRNLQQKHAGNLMMTVCDISDDETGESSAVSETSKTELIRSNLQFNKPNYSKGPDHNRKQTEFSVKSTRMAREGELMSPKENIRGVSETLEMALGARNSTSETQRPKSSRMVRGMMSGPTANSQEDSLKKRVPRQPAVTNTPNPVRGDAQVSEITRNMEEPYTISPANTALKVGKEFAAKMLSTSENLRNVSLLSTSPISKPKTFAAAKTVEDGKGVTEFSSYSSTEHKRHSGFSNVDSNSTSLNKWVSHRINKYKHVK from the exons ATGGAGAGCTGCTATATACTGGACGTTGCCTCTTCTCTGGTCAGGGAGTTCCTCAGTAGGAAG ggtttaaaaaagaccagCTTGATACTAGAAGAGGAACTTCCTCGCGCTCCCCAGAGCATCACTACCAGAAACGAACTTCGGGCAGTGTTACATCTGGACAGTCTGTATAAAGAGAACAAG tcAAGAGAGAAACCATTGAAAACTCTTCTGGAAATTATGACTAAGTACTTTTTGGAGCATTCAGGGAAAACCAAAACCCTAAACATGATAGGAGAGCAGAACTCGGCACCCTCAAAAGGTGCAACAAGAAATCTACAGCAGAAACATGCCGGTAACTTGATGATGACCGTGTGCGATATTTCTGACGATGAAACCGGAGAAAGCAGCGCTGTCTCTGAAACCAGTAAAACTGAGCTGATCAG AAGTAACCTGCAATTTAATAAGCCAAATTATTCAAAAGGCCCAGATCACAATCGAAAGCAAACAGAATTCAGTGTGAAAAGCACAAGGATGGCCCGTGAAGGAGAGTTAATGTCCCCCAAGGAAAACATTAGGGGAGTTTCGGAGACCTTGGAAATGGCGTTGGGAGCAAGAAACTCCACAAGTGAAACACAGAGGCCTAAATCAAGCCGGATGGTCAGGGGAATGATGTCTGGCCCAACTGCCAACTCCCAAGAG gatTCCTTGAAAAAACGAGTACCACGGCAACCTGCTGTGACTAACACTCCAAATCCCGTCAGAGGGGATGCGCAAGTCAGTGATATTACAAGGAATATGGAGGAGCCCTACACCATTTCTCCTGCAAACACTGCCCTAAAAGTTGGCAAGGAATTTGCTGCTAAAATGTTATCCACCTCTGAAAACCTAAGAAATGTCTCTCTCCGTTCTACAAGCCCAATTTCCAAGCCCAAAACCTTTGCTGCTGCCAAAACCGTTGAGGATGGAAAAGGCGTAACAGAATTTTCCTCGTATTCTTCAACTGAGCACAAAAGACACTCAGGATTTTCAAATGTGGATTCAAACTCAACATCATTAAACAAGTGGGTATCGCAtcgtataaataaatacaaacatgtgaaata